In a single window of the Portunus trituberculatus isolate SZX2019 chromosome 1, ASM1759143v1, whole genome shotgun sequence genome:
- the LOC123516534 gene encoding E3 ubiquitin-protein ligase TRIM32-like isoform X1, producing MAEALPEEAWAEERCVGVGDRHGQEEEPLEAAVICPICLKEYDAEFRRPLLLSSCGHTFCRSCVKNLVCDKATIVCPCCRHEYKDAEVDNFPVNFSIQILASSTKNQQKMKLPSAHECQDHGVRVAFWCRSCEVPACGECLFDGHPRPTHAICKINDVIKEVKTRAEELVKESREETAGLLGDLLSRVVRGISDLQEAGHILQESGRLRRIAQDSKTLSSITRAFESAKSVKQRVQALRNCEEADTRLEERPVVVALSETGGLSKVKVEEKGIHIYSLRPSSTAYTVAIKMSVLLECVSKDHPEVFLDLRAGERPLGRVYITLWGHMRRAQQFMALCLGTYGRPIGIQYGRRKWKQGKCVEWEATMRGNSGLCLQFACVKTLTVSSEPRLEW from the exons ATGGCCGAGGCGCTACCGGAGGAGGCGTGGGCGGAGGAgaggtgtgtgggcgtgggtgacAGGcatgggcaggaggaggagccctTGGAAGCTGCAGTAATCTGTCCAATTTGTCTGAAGGAATATGATGCAGAGTTTAGAAGGCCTCTATTACTCTCCTCCTGCGGTCACACCTTCTGCAGAAGCTGTGTTAAGAACCTGGTGTGCGACAAGGCTACTATTGTGTGCCCctgctgcag aCATGAATACAAAGACGCCGAGGTTGACAACTTTCCAGTCAACTTCAGTATCCAGATTTTGGCTTCCAGCACCAAGAATCAACAGAAAATGAAG CTACCGTCAGCCCACGAGTGCCAGGACCATGGGGTACGTGTGGCCTTCTGGTGCCGCTCCTGCGAGGTGCCAGCCTGCGGGGAGTGCCTCTTTGATGGCCACCCGCGCCCCACTCACGCCATCTGCAAAATTAATGATGTTATAAAGGAG gtaaaAACACGCGCTGAGGAACTAGTGAAGGAAAGCAGGGAGGAGACAGCAGGCCTTCTTGGGGACCTCCTGTCTCGTGTAGTGCGTGGGATATCTGACCTACAGGAGGCTGGGCACATCCTACAGGAGTCTGGGCGGCTGCGAAGGATTGCGCAGGATAGCAAGACCCTCTCCTCCATAACAAGAGCTTTTGAGAGTGCAAAGAGCGTGAAGCAGCGTGTTCAAGCTTTGAGGAACTGTGAGGAAGCCGAT ACACGACTGGAGGAAAGGCCGGTGGTCGTCGCCTTAAGTGAAACAGGAGGGCTCTCGAAAGTGAAGGTCGAGGAAAAGGGCATTCATATATACAGCCTGCGACCTTCCTCTACTGCTTACACTGTCGCTATtaag atgTCGGTCCTCCTCGAGTGTGTGAGTAAGGACCACCCCGAAGTCTTCCTGGATCTGAGGGCCGGGGAAAGACCACTAGGAAGGGTGTACATCACGCTATGGGGACACATGAGGCGCGCGCAACAGTTCATGGCCCTCTGTTTGGGAACTTACGGCCGTCCTATAGGAATACAAT ATGGGCGAAGAAAATGGAAGCAGGGCAAGTGTGTGGAGTGGGAGGCGACGATGAGAGGAAATTCGGGGCTTTGTTTGCAATTTGCCTGCGTGAAAACCCTGACAGTTTCTTCAGAGCCCCGTTTGGAATGGTGA
- the LOC123516485 gene encoding spondin-2-like, producing MPLKTLLWVCLCVGVSGGGGGGGGGGGEGGEERCDGRGLAVYKLELKTSWAPDVFPKQYPEWRPPAQWSKIVGRSHNASYQLFSVGQVATEGIKQFAETGESSVIEREKQEGLGVLDQFTAPPVLRGVGETSAQLFVDGNHSRVSLISRVVPSPDWFIGLDSFNLCHEGSWRESVVIEVDPLDAGTDNGFTFTSPNWPTIPRKPITRITAQSPNHPANSFFYPDRERHPPIAVIRLFKIKEYSLTKVFTPASVTPEHFARNLGRRRPRPHHRNTGVQEETRVETEEPGHNTTQVNAGETENGILAQNEVGGSGGMSVGQGEEEAGSNSGGIKTLLNTIVTKYKKKYRKNRRGRKSGQRRQGGGRRRRVGDRRRMRAPRDCRVTEWAEWSPCSKTCGIGEQVRTRAVLRQSRRGGRACPSLQETTWCGSYRDCDLPHFAW from the exons atgcccttaaaaacaCTTCTATGGGTGTGTTTATGCGTAGGagtgtctggaggaggaggaggaggaggaggaggaggaggtgaaggaggtgaagagagatgCGATGGAAGAGGCCTCGCTGTGTATAAACTTGAATTAAAAACCTCTTGGGCTCCCGATGTGTTTCCCAAGCAGTATCCTGAGTGGAGACCGCCGGCTCAGTGGTCCAAAATcgtag GCAGGTCCCACAACGCCTCGTACCAGCTGTTTAGTGTGGGCCAAGTCGCCACGGAGGGAATCAAGCAGTTTGCGGAGACAGGGGAGAGCTctgtgattgagagagagaagcaggaaggtcTTGGTGTGCTGGACCAGTTTACCGCTCCGCCTGTTCTCCGCGGAGTGGGTGAGACGAGTGCCCAGCTGTTTGTAGACGGGAATCATTCTAGG GTGTCACTAATCTCCCGCGTGGTGCCTTCCCCTGACTGGTTCATTGGCTTGGACAGCTTCAATCTTTGCCATGAGGGAAGCTGGAGGGAATCTGTGGTCATTGAG gtggACCCTCTCGATGCAGGCACGGACAATGggttcaccttcacctcacctaactgGCCCACCATCCCCAGAAAACCCATCACAAGAATCACAGCCCAGTCACCAAATCACCCGGCAAACTCGTTCTTTtacccagacagagagagacacccgCCCATCGCTGTCATTCGTCTGTTCAAG ATCAAGGAATACAGCCTGACCAAAGTCTTCACCCCAGCCAGCGTCACACCAGAACACTTTGCCAGAAACTTAGGAAGAAGACGACCACGCCCACACCACAGAAACACGGGCGTCCAGGAGGAAACACGTGTGGAAACTGAAGAACCCGGACACAACACCACCCAAGTAAACGCGggggaaacagaaaacgggatcTTAGCGCAGAATGAagttggtggcagcggtgggatgagCGTGGggcagggggaggaagaggcggggAGCAACTCTGGCGGGATTAAGACACTGCTGAACACAATCGTGACCAAATACAAGAAGAAGTACAGAAAGAACAGGCGAGGGAGGAAGAGCGGTcagaggagacaaggaggaggacgcaGGAGAAGAGTTGGAGAtagac GACGCATGAGGGCGCCGAGAGACTGCAGAGTGACGGAGTGGGCAGAATGGTCTCCTTGCAGCAAAACGTGTGGCATTGGAGAgcag GTGCGGACAAGGGCGGTGCTGCGGCAGTCACGGCGAGGCGGCAGGGCGTGTCCATCCCTTCAGGAGACAACTTGGTGCGGATCCTACAGAGATTGTGACCTGCCCCACTTCGCCtggtaa
- the LOC123516635 gene encoding uncharacterized protein LOC123516635 — MLRTPLFLWVVGVGLCVCVGVGVGVRAVVGGAIGYKQYKWAGQGEAFYIPRSVPRPRVIPRWNPLFDPTYTALWVPTTPTAAHAPVPHHAHVSNPSYGFGPPKGNDLAPTPIRQQPTATVKPAHASPPAHTPIKALGNGLEGVSSYSHL, encoded by the exons ATGTTAAGG ACACCGCTCTTCCTGTGGGTCGTGGGTGTGggtttgtgcgtgtgcgtgggcgtgggcgtgggcgtgcggGCGGTGGTGGGCGGGGCCATAGGTTACAAGCAATACAAATGGGCGGGGCAAGGTGAGGCTTTCTACATCCCACGGTCCGTCCCACGCCCACGGGTCATCCCACGCTGGAACCCACTTTTTGACCCCACCTATACTGCTCTATGGGTTCCCACCACGCCCACGGCCGCCCATGCTCCAGTACCCCATCACGCCCATGTCTCAAACCCCTCCTATGGCTTCGGTCCGCCCAAGGGGAATGATTTAGCGCCCACACCCATCAGACAGCAACCCACGGCCACTGTCAAGCCAGCCCATGCTTCACCTCCCGCCCACACGCCCATCAAAGCTCTAGGGAATGGTTTGGAAGGTGTCTCCTCCTATTCTCATCTCTAA
- the LOC123516534 gene encoding RING finger protein 207-like isoform X2, protein MAEALPEEAWAEERCVGVGDRHGQEEEPLEAAVICPICLKEYDAEFRRPLLLSSCGHTFCRSCVKNLVCDKATIVCPCCRHEYKDAEVDNFPVNFSIQILASSTKNQQKMKLPSAHECQDHGVRVAFWCRSCEVPACGECLFDGHPRPTHAICKINDVIKEVKTRAEELVKESREETAGLLGDLLSRVVRGISDLQEAGHILQESGRLRRIAQDSKTLSSITRAFESAKSVKQRVQALRNCEEADVSERPVVVALSETGGLSKVKVEEKGIHIYSLRPSSTAYTVAIKMSVLLECVSKDHPEVFLDLRAGERPLGRVYITLWGHMRRAQQFMALCLGTYGRPYYYYRFDGVSGRGEPGEYVRGGDYSGKKGLGGEALMDNLEWGGAWAKKMEAGQVCGVGGDDERKFGALFAICLRENPDSFFRAPFGMVTSGLEVLEVACRHQPFNLVRVSDCGVCV, encoded by the exons ATGGCCGAGGCGCTACCGGAGGAGGCGTGGGCGGAGGAgaggtgtgtgggcgtgggtgacAGGcatgggcaggaggaggagccctTGGAAGCTGCAGTAATCTGTCCAATTTGTCTGAAGGAATATGATGCAGAGTTTAGAAGGCCTCTATTACTCTCCTCCTGCGGTCACACCTTCTGCAGAAGCTGTGTTAAGAACCTGGTGTGCGACAAGGCTACTATTGTGTGCCCctgctgcag aCATGAATACAAAGACGCCGAGGTTGACAACTTTCCAGTCAACTTCAGTATCCAGATTTTGGCTTCCAGCACCAAGAATCAACAGAAAATGAAG CTACCGTCAGCCCACGAGTGCCAGGACCATGGGGTACGTGTGGCCTTCTGGTGCCGCTCCTGCGAGGTGCCAGCCTGCGGGGAGTGCCTCTTTGATGGCCACCCGCGCCCCACTCACGCCATCTGCAAAATTAATGATGTTATAAAGGAG gtaaaAACACGCGCTGAGGAACTAGTGAAGGAAAGCAGGGAGGAGACAGCAGGCCTTCTTGGGGACCTCCTGTCTCGTGTAGTGCGTGGGATATCTGACCTACAGGAGGCTGGGCACATCCTACAGGAGTCTGGGCGGCTGCGAAGGATTGCGCAGGATAGCAAGACCCTCTCCTCCATAACAAGAGCTTTTGAGAGTGCAAAGAGCGTGAAGCAGCGTGTTCAAGCTTTGAGGAACTGTGAGGAAGCCGATGTAAGC GAAAGGCCGGTGGTCGTCGCCTTAAGTGAAACAGGAGGGCTCTCGAAAGTGAAGGTCGAGGAAAAGGGCATTCATATATACAGCCTGCGACCTTCCTCTACTGCTTACACTGTCGCTATtaag atgTCGGTCCTCCTCGAGTGTGTGAGTAAGGACCACCCCGAAGTCTTCCTGGATCTGAGGGCCGGGGAAAGACCACTAGGAAGGGTGTACATCACGCTATGGGGACACATGAGGCGCGCGCAACAGTTCATGGCCCTCTGTTTGGGAACTTACGGCCGTCCT tactactactacaggtttGACGGGGTGAGCGGTCGGGGTGAGCCAGGGGAATACGTGAGGGGGGGTGACTACAGCGGAAAGAAAGGACTTGGAGGGGAGGCGCTAATGGACAATTTGGAGTGGGGTGGAGC ATGGGCGAAGAAAATGGAAGCAGGGCAAGTGTGTGGAGTGGGAGGCGACGATGAGAGGAAATTCGGGGCTTTGTTTGCAATTTGCCTGCGTGAAAACCCTGACAGTTTCTTCAGAGCCCCGTTTGGAATGGTGACAAGTGGCCTGGAAGTGTTAGAAGTGGCGTGCAGACATCAGCCCTTTAATCTAGTGAGGGTGTCTGattgtggcgtgtgtgtgtga